Genomic DNA from Bacillus sp. Marseille-P3661:
TTGGCTTAAAAGAAGCTAAAGAATTAGTTGACAACACTCCAAAGGCTCTTAAAGAAGGCGTTTCTAAAGAAGAAGCTGAAGAAATTAAAGCTAAGCTTGATGAAGTTGGAGCTAACGTAGAAGTTAAGTAATTGTGATTTAAAAATAAGAAGCTCGCTTTTAAGCGAGCTTTTTTGTACTATATAAAACTAATACATACATGATGTTAGACCAAGGCGCATACGCTTTTAAGTTAAAGGGGTGGAATTTGTTTAGATGTCAGATCATTACTTTTCAAGTAATCCTTCCGTTGAAAGTAAACCATTTACCTTTGAGGACCGACTCAAAGGCCATTCTTTTATATTTACCTCAGATTTAGGAGTTTTTTCAAAGAACGAAGTAGATTTTGGCTCTAGATTGTTAATTGAACAGTTTGAAGTACCTGATGTTCCTGGTGATTTGTTAGATGTTGGCTGTGGCTATGGTCCGATTGGATTATCTCTTGCGAAGGAATATCCAGATCGGAAAATAGTTATGGTAGATGTTAATGAGAGATCTTTGAATTTATCTAGAATTAATAGTGATAAAAACAATATTACAAATGTTCATGTGCGAAGGAGCGATCTGTTTTCGGATATAAACGAAAAGAACTTTGCTGCAATAATCTCAAATCCCCCAATACGTGCCGGCAAAAAGGTGGTCCATGAAATCTTAGAGCGATCCTATGAACATCTTGCTGAGCATGGTGAACTGTGGA
This window encodes:
- a CDS encoding class I SAM-dependent methyltransferase, translated to MSDHYFSSNPSVESKPFTFEDRLKGHSFIFTSDLGVFSKNEVDFGSRLLIEQFEVPDVPGDLLDVGCGYGPIGLSLAKEYPDRKIVMVDVNERSLNLSRINSDKNNITNVHVRRSDLFSDINEKNFAAIISNPPIRAGKKVVHEILERSYEHLAEHGELWIVIQKKQGAPSALDKLKSIFSEVDVVEKKKGYYIIKSKKS